The Amorphus orientalis genomic interval TCGAACCCTTTCAGGCCGATCACCACGAGCCGGCCGTCGCGGGCTTCGCCCGGCTTCCACGGTCGGTCGAAATGATGGGCGACACGGCGGCCGACGCCCTGGACAACGAGCCGCATCGGCTTGCCCTCGACGGGCACGAAGCCCTTGATACGCAGCACGCCGTCGATCTCGGCGGCCGCCATGACCTTCTCGATCAGGGCTTCCGGGCTCGCCGTGCTGCCGACCGTCATGGCCGCGGTGTCGAAATCGTCGTGGTCGTGGTCTTCGACGCCGTCGTGATGGGTCTTGCGCTGGTCCAGATCGTCCTCGACGGCGGCGCCGAGGCCGAGCAGCAGCTTCGGGTCGACCTGGCCGTGGCTGGTCTCGACGATCTTCACCGCGCGCGGCAGGTGGTCCTCGATCTCCGCGCGCGCCTTCTGGCGGGCGGCGTCGTCCATCAGGTCCGCCTTGTTCATCAGGATCATGTCGGCGCAGAGGATCTGGTCCTCGAACACCTCTTCCAGCGGATTGTCGTGATCGACCGACTGGTCGCGCTCGCGCTGGGCCTTCAGGGCCTCCGGATCCTCGACGAACATGCCGTCGGCGACGGCCGGGCCGTCGACCACGGCGATCACGCCGTCCACGGTGAGCCGCGACTTGATCTGCGGCCAGTTGAAAGCGGTGACCAGCGGCTTCGGCAGGGCGAGGCCGGAGGTCTCGATCAGGATGTGGTCGGGCGGCGTGTCCCAGCTCAGAAGCGTGTCGAGGGCCGGCAGGAAGTCGTCGGCGACCGT includes:
- the cobW gene encoding cobalamin biosynthesis protein CobW; translated protein: MTGFAKIPCTIVTGFLGAGKTTLVRHVLENANGARIAILVNEFGDVGFDGSFLEGCGIEGCGDGQVVELPNGCICCTVADDFLPALDTLLSWDTPPDHILIETSGLALPKPLVTAFNWPQIKSRLTVDGVIAVVDGPAVADGMFVEDPEALKAQRERDQSVDHDNPLEEVFEDQILCADMILMNKADLMDDAARQKARAEIEDHLPRAVKIVETSHGQVDPKLLLGLGAAVEDDLDQRKTHHDGVEDHDHDDFDTAAMTVGSTASPEALIEKVMAAAEIDGVLRIKGFVPVEGKPMRLVVQGVGRRVAHHFDRPWKPGEARDGRLVVIGLKGFDQAAVERALSAEAALSA